A genomic window from Streptomyces sp. HUAS YS2 includes:
- a CDS encoding methyltransferase domain-containing protein, protein MTHAAAKETAVYTHGHHESVLRSHSWRTAANSAAYLLPELRPGQRVLDVGCGPGTITADLAALVAPGQVTAVDAAPDVVAKARAVAAERGLDNVEFAVADVHALDFPDDSFDVVHAHQVLQHVGDPVQALREMRRVCRPGGVVAARDSDYGAFAWYPELPALDDWSRLYHVVARHNGGEPDAGRRLFSWARAAGFTDVTTTAGTWCFATEEERAWWSGLWADRTTESVYARLAVEGGHATAEELAGIAEAWREWGRHEDAWFLVPHGEILCRVPESDVPN, encoded by the coding sequence ATGACGCATGCCGCGGCGAAGGAGACCGCCGTCTACACCCACGGGCACCACGAGTCGGTGCTGCGCTCGCACAGCTGGCGGACGGCCGCCAACTCGGCGGCCTACCTGCTGCCCGAACTGCGACCTGGGCAGCGCGTCCTGGACGTCGGCTGCGGCCCGGGCACCATCACCGCCGACCTGGCCGCGCTGGTCGCCCCGGGCCAGGTCACGGCGGTCGACGCGGCACCGGACGTCGTGGCGAAGGCCCGCGCGGTCGCCGCCGAACGCGGCCTGGACAACGTCGAGTTCGCGGTCGCCGACGTACACGCCCTGGACTTCCCCGACGACTCCTTCGACGTGGTGCACGCGCATCAGGTGCTGCAGCACGTCGGCGATCCGGTCCAGGCGCTGCGCGAGATGCGGCGGGTGTGCCGGCCGGGCGGCGTGGTCGCCGCCCGGGACAGCGACTACGGGGCCTTCGCCTGGTACCCCGAACTGCCCGCCCTGGACGACTGGTCGCGCCTGTACCACGTGGTGGCCCGGCACAACGGCGGTGAACCGGACGCCGGGCGGCGGCTGTTCTCCTGGGCACGGGCGGCCGGCTTCACCGACGTCACCACGACGGCCGGGACCTGGTGCTTCGCCACCGAGGAGGAGCGGGCCTGGTGGAGCGGCCTGTGGGCGGACCGCACCACGGAGTCGGTGTACGCGCGACTGGCCGTGGAAGGCGGGCACGCCACGGCCGAGGAGCTGGCCGGCATCGCCGAGGCGTGGCGGGAGTGGGGCCGCCACGAGGACGCCTGGTTCCTGGTTCCGCACGGCGAGATCCTGTGCCGGGTGCCGGAGAGCGACGTCCCCAACTAG
- a CDS encoding VOC family protein has translation MEILGTTLRICVDDLEPAIAFYERLTGGTALRFERGGVSVAAVGCFLLMSGPESELEVLRKVTATISVQDVDAAFTALTETGAKIVAGPVPTPVGRNLIAVHPDGSVFEYVDRRTVA, from the coding sequence ATGGAGATTCTGGGCACCACACTGCGCATCTGTGTCGACGACCTCGAACCGGCCATCGCGTTCTACGAGCGGCTCACCGGCGGCACCGCGCTGCGCTTCGAGCGCGGCGGCGTCTCGGTCGCGGCCGTCGGCTGCTTCCTGCTCATGAGCGGTCCGGAGTCGGAGCTGGAGGTGCTGCGGAAGGTGACGGCCACGATCTCCGTCCAGGACGTGGACGCGGCGTTCACCGCGCTCACCGAGACGGGCGCGAAGATCGTGGCCGGCCCGGTCCCGACCCCGGTGGGCCGCAACCTGATCGCGGTCCACCCGGACGGCTCCGTCTTCGAGTACGTCGACCGCCGCACAGTCGCCTGA
- a CDS encoding vanadium-dependent haloperoxidase, with product MNPSRSALLALGSALVLTATAAAPSAQATPSPATESGAVVRDWYDITAQTVAAAGATTQVTNSRTWAISWLAAARATREAPRGHDRAAFQDAAVASAVHDALTALAPAHAPQLDAALAATLERIPDGPAEDAGVDAGTRQAALALAARRGDGLDPASVNAPFTVPPAAPGVWQPTPDGYAPAAQYGNRVARPFLLDSPAQYRLGPPPALDSRRYRADLAEVRAVGSADSAVRTPRQTETATFWYGSSLTLYTEPLRVAVTRSHGSAADRARLVALFHAALVDTQIATSDSKYTYTRWRPVTAIRTGSLGTDPAWTPLHTTPAHPDYPSGHGSYAGAAEAILGALAGPRTAPYTLTSPTAPGVRRTYTDWEQLTRENIDARVFSGIHSRSADEAGVALGKAVGGHTLRHADRLLDPRG from the coding sequence GTGAATCCGTCCCGCTCTGCCCTGCTCGCTCTCGGGTCCGCCCTGGTCCTGACCGCCACGGCCGCCGCGCCGTCCGCCCAGGCGACCCCCTCCCCCGCCACGGAGAGCGGGGCCGTCGTACGCGACTGGTACGACATCACCGCACAGACCGTGGCCGCCGCCGGGGCGACCACGCAGGTCACCAACAGCCGCACCTGGGCGATCAGCTGGCTCGCGGCCGCCCGCGCCACCCGGGAGGCGCCCCGCGGGCACGACCGGGCGGCGTTCCAGGACGCGGCGGTCGCCTCCGCCGTTCACGACGCCCTCACGGCCCTCGCCCCCGCCCACGCGCCGCAACTCGACGCCGCGCTCGCCGCGACCCTCGAGCGGATCCCGGACGGTCCCGCCGAGGACGCCGGCGTCGACGCCGGAACCCGCCAGGCGGCGCTGGCGCTGGCCGCGCGCCGGGGCGACGGCCTCGACCCGGCGTCCGTCAACGCGCCCTTCACCGTGCCGCCGGCCGCACCGGGCGTGTGGCAGCCGACGCCCGACGGCTACGCCCCCGCCGCGCAGTACGGCAACCGCGTCGCCAGGCCCTTCCTCCTGGACTCGCCCGCTCAGTACCGCCTCGGCCCGCCGCCGGCGCTCGACTCGCGCCGGTACCGCGCCGACCTGGCGGAGGTGCGTGCCGTCGGAAGCGCGGACAGCGCCGTACGCACCCCGCGGCAGACCGAGACCGCCACCTTCTGGTACGGCTCCTCGCTGACCCTCTACACCGAGCCGCTGCGGGTGGCCGTGACCCGTTCGCACGGATCCGCCGCCGACCGGGCCCGGCTGGTCGCGCTCTTCCACGCCGCCCTGGTCGACACCCAGATCGCCACCTCCGACAGCAAGTACACGTACACGCGCTGGCGCCCGGTCACGGCGATCCGCACCGGCTCCCTCGGCACCGACCCGGCGTGGACCCCGCTCCACACGACACCGGCCCACCCGGACTACCCCAGCGGCCACGGCTCGTACGCCGGGGCCGCCGAGGCGATCCTGGGGGCCCTCGCCGGGCCTCGTACCGCCCCCTACACCCTGACCAGCCCGACCGCTCCGGGCGTCCGGCGGACGTACACCGACTGGGAGCAGCTGACGCGCGAGAACATCGACGCGCGCGTCTTCTCGGGCATCCACAGCCGCAGCGCCGACGAGGCGGGCGTCGCCCTCGGCAAGGCGGTCGGCGGCCACACGCTGCGCCACGCCGACCGCCTGCTCGACCCGCGCGGCTAG
- a CDS encoding DUF6204 family protein, translating into MSTQHTYRVIVRGRWDGLSEESRTRLLAEVDDHGLSAMTFTEEGSLAYDRALKHFSYRIVVRSDAGDGEEMAAAIAEDRVETALGELGHGYRELRSSVTDLDTMKINYKR; encoded by the coding sequence ATGAGCACGCAGCACACCTACCGGGTGATCGTGCGCGGCAGGTGGGACGGTCTGTCGGAGGAGAGCCGGACGCGGCTGCTCGCCGAGGTGGACGACCACGGCCTGTCCGCGATGACCTTCACCGAGGAGGGCTCGCTCGCGTACGACCGGGCGCTGAAGCACTTCTCGTACCGGATCGTGGTGCGTTCGGACGCCGGGGACGGCGAGGAGATGGCGGCGGCGATTGCCGAGGACCGGGTGGAGACCGCGCTCGGGGAGCTGGGGCACGGCTACCGGGAGCTGCGGTCCAGCGTGACCGACCTCGACACCATGAAGATCAACTACAAGCGCTGA
- a CDS encoding GNAT family N-acetyltransferase, whose protein sequence is MPDDHDAYVAVGPRVALRPFTADDAGEFTAAARASRALHRPWLFPPQTAEDYAAYRRNLDKDPARLGFLVCERATEGRIAGFVNINNIVRGTFLSGALGYGAFAHAAGRGLLGEGLGLVLRHAFGPLGLHRLEANIQPGNAASRALVMRAGFRLEGFSPAMLFIDGAWRDHERWAITAEAPRPAAGQRL, encoded by the coding sequence ATGCCCGACGATCATGACGCGTACGTGGCCGTGGGCCCGCGCGTCGCCCTGCGTCCCTTCACCGCCGACGACGCGGGGGAGTTCACCGCCGCGGCCCGAGCGAGCCGCGCGCTGCACCGGCCCTGGCTGTTCCCGCCGCAGACCGCCGAGGACTACGCGGCGTACCGGCGGAACCTCGACAAGGACCCCGCCCGGCTCGGGTTCCTGGTCTGCGAGCGGGCGACGGAGGGCCGCATCGCCGGGTTCGTGAACATCAACAACATCGTCCGCGGCACGTTCCTCAGCGGCGCGCTCGGGTACGGGGCCTTCGCCCACGCCGCCGGCCGGGGCCTGCTCGGGGAGGGACTCGGGCTCGTGCTCCGGCACGCCTTCGGGCCCCTCGGGCTGCACCGGCTGGAGGCCAACATCCAGCCGGGGAACGCGGCTTCGCGCGCCCTCGTCATGCGGGCCGGCTTCCGGCTGGAGGGCTTCTCGCCCGCCATGCTCTTCATCGACGGCGCGTGGCGCGACCACGAACGCTGGGCGATCACCGCCGAAGCGCCCCGCCCCGCGGCCGGTCAGCGCTTGTAG
- a CDS encoding lipopolysaccharide assembly protein LapA domain-containing protein encodes MGPKETAGAEHGGVTSGRIAIAVLVVLTLVLIFENTTRVEIRLLVPEVTMPLYLALLGTALLGAVCGWYGSSRRSRR; translated from the coding sequence ATGGGTCCCAAGGAGACAGCGGGAGCGGAGCACGGGGGCGTCACCTCGGGCCGGATCGCGATCGCGGTCCTCGTCGTCCTCACGCTGGTCCTCATCTTCGAGAACACCACCCGGGTCGAGATCCGGCTGCTGGTTCCCGAGGTCACGATGCCGCTGTACCTGGCGCTGCTCGGAACAGCCCTGCTCGGGGCGGTCTGCGGCTGGTACGGGTCGAGCCGTCGGAGCCGGAGATGA